aacgagacaATAAGAAgcactcttcttcttcttcttcctctgtccctcactgatgaggatcgcgaccacagatattgtttctccacagactgcggtcataagctgtgtggaccgcacgatgcacaCTCCCGCttaccgtcttcctcaccgcgtccgaccatctcgtcggtggcctgccccgagcgcgtcggCCTTCCATTTGTCTCAAGATAATTTGTTTCTCCAGACAATGCCTTTGAGACCGCATAATGTGTCCAAAGAAACAGGGTAAGAAGCGGACCGCACGATGCACACTCCCGctcaccgtcttcctcaccgcgtccgaccatctcgtcggtgccctgccccgagcgcgtctgccTTCCATTTGTCTCAAGATAATTTGTTTCTCCAGACAATGCCTTTGAGACCGCATAATGTGTCCAAAGAAACAGAGGGTAAGAAGCACAGAAAACTTGAATATAGTCACCTGTCCCGCATGAAGTTGACGAGGTAGTCGGTCATTCGCGCGCGCACCTCACTGTCGCTGCTTCCAGCGCCTAGTTCGCGCGCCGCCGGCGGGCCCAGCACCGCGTTGGCGCGGAACACGTACGTCATGTCTTCGATGTGGCCTGCGCCCTGAAGATACAgaaagaaacaaagaaaaattatttatttgacaactaaaaagtacaaaaacaatgaggcggagaaaaatgttgccaaagaggtcacccactcagtattatcttgacagttgacattttactgccaagtgccaagattggttttcagtgggtgccttgtacgcaggggcaaaaaaatatagtaaaataaattcaaattaattaaaattcacattaaaataaaaataacaattataataaaatttaaaaaaaaaaacaatacaattactaaaatttcaaataaacatgtccaaaaatatataaaaattaaaattcacaataaaataaaaattacaataagaatgaaattaacaaaaaaaacaaaacaagttatttcaaataaacatgtcaaaataaattaaaattcacattaaaaaataaaataccaaaTTAACGACACAGACaggacaataataattttaattagacaaatgtaataaataataatattaatgaaataaaacaaaacaaaacgccacAAAACTACACAGCATACATCTTACATTAATATCATcgtatagccacgatagccgaacggtgaaggggtagtggccgactcgagatccgaggaacgcgggttcgaatcccaccgccgctcgactattgtggtgagcccactcgtaacacaagcttatttagcttaacacgaggggctaatgggactattagtaatttgggcaatacaaattggtaataatctttaaaaaaaaagattaaccACCTTAAAGTTCAAAATCCGATGGGGAATTTGGTGTTTTCATGATAGGCTGATCTGCTGATGGAACATCCGGACGACGACTTGCTATCAATTATTGTGTCAATGTATAAATCAGTCAAATTTTTCTCCGTCCCCCTCCTCATTTCAAAACACCAGCGGTTACTGGTTAGTCGATAAATATGGCGACCAGCTGCAGTCTGCTGAGCTATGTCGATAAATTTGATTTTCTGACGAATCAATCGTTGTGACGACCTATTCATCTGTTAATTAATAAGGGTGACATTTATGTTATGCCTCTTTTCATAATCAACAGATATCGCTTCTTGGAAATATATCAGGTACTCAGGGTATCCTATATTTAACTTTTGAAAAGTACCTAATCACTCAAAAAATGTCGAAATTGGACGCATTGAAACTATCTGAACTAACCATCAACTATCTTAACTAATACTTTATTTAGTACATACCGTAAAGTTGAGCTGCAGCGCCTCCTTGACCGGGCTCCTCTGGCCGGGGTACGCGAAGCGATACAGGTAGGTGCGGcccgcggcggcgcggcgctcggCGAGCTTCATCGCGGGGTAGGCGTAGTACGCGTCCGAGCAGTACGCGATGAAGCGCTCGATGGAGATGGACTCGTTGAAGTATTCGCGCTGGATCGCCGCGATGAGCGACGGCGCGGTGGCGGGCGGCGTCTGGTACGTCAGCTTTGGTGTCAGGAGAACCGCCTCCGTGCCCGCAATCATCTTTTGGGAATACATGACAAATAATATGTTTATGTagtatcggcaacagtgttaactacccattgtcggtcatgtcgtctcgttctatcgcaaagaatcaccatttgatgagagcgagagcaaaaaaggaaatggatagttaacagcgtggccgtgtgtacatcgAGAAGCTGTTTTGGCATAATATGCTGTTAGGTGGACCACTCAAATAAGCGACCCCTAATTTAGCCACCCTTTGCACCACTGAAACTTTTGAATATCAAGCGATAGATTGTCCGCCAGTGAtgcccaaccagtgaaggttgagtagttCTTTGAAACAGCAATGAATTTAAGTAGAAGAATATAGAACATTTTCTATGAATGAGATATACCTACATCATAGAACAgagaaatataataattaaggGGATCTATCACACGAATGACCTGTTAACTGTCCGTAATAAGATTGGCAAAAGCACAGAAGCCAAATTGTCAGACACGAGTCCTCAAATTACCTTCTCTATATTGATGTCCcgtagccgcgggcggaaagtctCGCACTCGGCGCTGGTGAAACCAATCAAGTGCGGGATGTCTCGGCCGCGGCCTTTCGCGATCAAGACATCAGGATCCTCGTCCAGCACGATGACGCCAGGATGCGGCGCCTCCACCACCGGCGCGAACACCGACAGCCCGAACAGCTCCAGCAGCTCGCTGTGTGCGGCCATCAGCGCCGGCAGCGGCGCCGCCACCAGCCGCCGGTGCGCCGCCTCGGGCTCCGCGGGCACGCCGAGCTTGCCGAGCAGTAAGCCGGCGGCGAGCTGCGCGAACGCCGGCGACGTGCTGAAGAACTCGCTGTTGCCGGTGCCGCTGAGCAACGCGACCCTGGAattggaaaaaatatattttattttattacgggactattcccacctctcgttcccaccactgcaactcctgtgtagccaggatctacagcttgaccgccacaaaaacccaaccaatgaaggtcaagtttgtcccgggggaaagttaaactgtcattggacccgcaacgaaattaatcagaagaacataggaggagttcgaaattaaggttcgacttccctccattgcaaagcggatgacaggtgacaaacaaaggtttaaaacctttaagaaaagattatgcaccacggacaataaatatcaattaagggggcctatcttatgagcaattagcaactacctgccaataatatttttttaaaatattattttattttattaggaaaacCTACAGCAAACAatgtaaaaatttaatttaaattaatttcatcaaCACACTTTTCGTGGCGTGACGTTTTTCAAATTACTCGTTTATTGTATTCCTgatgttatttatttgcttgtcacGTAGTAAATACAAACGGTAAATAATACAATAGAAGTACctttatatttttatcaaagTCAAACGAAACACAaaccgacctcataaaggtagcaggaaggcgttggatgcaagccgccaccaaccggccattgtggatatcattggggaggcctatgttcagtagtggacgtcctatggctgaaatgatgatgaaacgaAACATTTGTTTTGTTGCATTCAATCAGGCACCTAAGGCGCCCAAGGATTGTTGTGCACCCAGTGCAGCAACTTCACTACAGTCATATCAATTCAAGCAGTTACATTATCTGCTTTCCCCATTCGACACTACAGTTCCCTACATTTTATTAGGGGCTAGCTTAATCCTCAAATGCTGAGctcttagggctatatttcaccgggacaccatgagacggcgcaaccagtcgccgctaccaacgaaatgtatacagctctatagagagttactcacctggtgtccgtttggttgcacAAAGCTGCTGtgtacattttgttggtagcggcgactggttgtgccgccggtgaaatatagcccttagggACCAGCTCACTCCTCAAATGCTGAGCTCACCTTTGGaacaacccaccaccacccatggccatgccaaccttgcggttataactggccgaatcgcgggagaTGCGCGCGGAACTGCGTCTGCCGTAGCAGGTTGCACTCTGCCGCGCGCAACGCTCGACTCCCTACAAATTCTTTGATCTAATTCCTTGTCCCTATATATGCTACTTTCCCCGTTCTGGGGCTGCGACTATCACAAAACGGGTGGCACCCTATGGCGCCGAACTGTCCGGTGCTGTCCTCCTCACATGCCACTTGTACGCGAACGCCTTGAGCCGTTTGAAGTAAGAAGTTCACCTTTGGAACAGTCCCTTGGCGGCGGGCGACAGCGCGAGTAGATGGGCCAGCGCAGCGCCGGCGCTCTGCCCCGCCAGCGTGACGCGCGCGGGGTCGCCGCCGAAGCGCCGCGCGTTGGCGCGCACCCAGCGCAGCAGCGTCACGCAGTCGCGCAGCCCGTTGTTGCCGGGCACGCTGGCCGAACCCAGCGATAGGAACCCGAACACGTTCAATCTGAAACGAC
This genomic window from Ostrinia nubilalis chromosome 18, ilOstNubi1.1, whole genome shotgun sequence contains:
- the LOC135080455 gene encoding juvenile hormone esterase-like, which translates into the protein MPAHTVSRALAAFLLCGAVVSAAPEPELRGCRVAARTQGGWVCGARRIDAAGAPYASFRGVPYAKQPLGELRFQELQQVDSWAGVLNATAEGPVCPQSDVVYQGLQTHAGGMSEACIHASVHAPLAALPPPSASDDVVANRSGLPILVFIHGGGFAFGSGDADLYGPEYLVSKGVIVITFNYRLNVFGFLSLGSASVPGNNGLRDCVTLLRWVRANARRFGGDPARVTLAGQSAGAALAHLLALSPAAKGLFQRVALLSGTGNSEFFSTSPAFAQLAAGLLLGKLGVPAEPEAAHRRLVAAPLPALMAAHSELLELFGLSVFAPVVEAPHPGVIVLDEDPDVLIAKGRGRDIPHLIGFTSAECETFRPRLRDINIEKMIAGTEAVLLTPKLTYQTPPATAPSLIAAIQREYFNESISIERFIAYCSDAYYAYPAMKLAERRAAAGRTYLYRFAYPGQRSPVKEALQLNFTGAGHIEDMTYVFRANAVLGPPAARELGAGSSDSEVRARMTDYLVNFMRDSEPASACSWPEVTQPLQLNDISAPGAEPARALTEEQARVLAFFDGLHRAAAN